Proteins encoded by one window of Synechococcus sp. WH 7805:
- a CDS encoding FAD-dependent monooxygenase, whose product MPDVAASHRFLIVGAGPTGSLLALGLAQQGYQVLLCDQLSRAELAARSRAYALTHSSRRLLERLHVWDQLKTSLEPFESLRLDDRVLGLTAWFRHRDLRLGNRGFEAIGWILDHKPLMTALLSELEINTLVDLRYGIDERSFSQFHKHADWVVAADGARSTLRRSRAMPFWSHTYEQGCLTAKVSLEGAEQRCAYELFRSEGPMAVLPLGGTHYQVVWSAPFQHCQERSSLQADQLLQQLAAVLPKGVRPTALLDHPGAFPLELSLAPQLNRSNLLLVGESGHRCHPVGGQGLNLCWRDVSDLLDLTQSRGVSGSLPSHLGRLYTWRRLPDLTSVLLSTDLLIRLFSNRQPLILPMRILIMKLLANLRWVRRISLSAMTDGPGNLFSRLPKCGQTIAHHGDQQRSTTSAKSSSAQFSSAENGT is encoded by the coding sequence TTGCCAGACGTTGCGGCATCTCACCGGTTCCTCATCGTTGGAGCCGGTCCAACAGGTTCACTTCTCGCCCTCGGTCTTGCACAACAGGGATATCAAGTCCTCTTGTGTGATCAACTGTCACGAGCCGAACTTGCCGCAAGAAGTCGTGCCTACGCCTTAACCCATTCGTCCAGGCGGTTATTGGAGCGACTTCACGTTTGGGATCAATTAAAAACATCTCTGGAGCCATTTGAATCCCTGCGGCTCGACGATCGAGTTCTGGGATTAACGGCCTGGTTCCGCCACCGTGATTTAAGACTCGGTAATCGAGGGTTTGAAGCGATTGGATGGATTTTGGATCACAAGCCGTTGATGACGGCGCTTCTGAGTGAGCTTGAAATCAACACGCTGGTTGATCTTCGCTACGGAATTGACGAACGATCCTTTTCTCAATTCCATAAGCATGCTGATTGGGTTGTCGCTGCAGACGGTGCTCGCTCCACGCTTCGTCGCTCTAGGGCTATGCCGTTCTGGAGTCACACCTATGAGCAAGGTTGCTTAACAGCCAAGGTTTCTCTTGAGGGCGCTGAGCAACGTTGTGCCTATGAATTGTTCAGGTCAGAAGGACCGATGGCTGTTCTGCCGTTGGGTGGAACGCATTACCAGGTTGTGTGGAGTGCACCCTTTCAGCACTGTCAGGAGCGCTCCAGCCTGCAAGCCGATCAGCTGCTCCAGCAGTTAGCGGCCGTGCTTCCGAAGGGAGTTCGTCCCACTGCTCTTTTGGATCACCCAGGGGCCTTCCCTCTGGAACTCAGTCTCGCCCCACAACTCAACCGCTCGAACCTGTTGTTGGTGGGGGAATCGGGGCATCGCTGCCACCCCGTTGGTGGTCAGGGATTGAATCTCTGCTGGAGGGATGTGAGCGACTTGCTCGATCTCACGCAATCCAGAGGTGTCAGCGGATCCCTTCCATCACATCTGGGGCGCCTCTACACCTGGCGACGCCTTCCTGATCTGACCAGTGTTCTGCTCTCCACAGACCTCCTGATCCGATTGTTCTCCAATCGACAGCCACTGATTCTGCCGATGCGGATCCTGATCATGAAGCTTCTGGCGAACCTCCGTTGGGTTCGTCGCATCAGTCTTTCAGCCATGACCGACGGGCCTGGCAACTTGTTCTCCCGCTTGCCAAAGTGTGGCCAAACGATTGCCCACCATGGTGATCAGCAGCGATCCACAACCTCAGCCAAGTCCAGCTCTGCTCAGTTTTCTTCAGCAGAAAATGGGACTTAG
- a CDS encoding DUF2949 domain-containing protein: MVISSDPQPQPSPALLSFLQQKMGLSDNALNLGLRQAALDQAPLPVVLWSFGLLNLSQYQDVLDWQHQHE; encoded by the coding sequence ATGGTGATCAGCAGCGATCCACAACCTCAGCCAAGTCCAGCTCTGCTCAGTTTTCTTCAGCAGAAAATGGGACTTAGTGACAACGCACTCAATTTGGGATTGCGTCAAGCCGCATTGGACCAGGCTCCACTCCCTGTCGTGCTTTGGAGCTTCGGACTGCTGAACCTCAGCCAGTACCAAGATGTCCTGGACTGGCAACATCAACACGAGTGA
- a CDS encoding adenine phosphoribosyltransferase, producing the protein MAAMMPGLRPLRHHLVDLRQYVRDIPDFPKPGILFRDIAPLLREPTGWAEVIRRLIAVCERWQPDLIVGIESRGFIVGTALATQLQKGFVPVRKPGKLPGEVIGIDYTLEYGSDRLEIHADALTDHPRVMLVDDLLATGGTASASAELVTKAGGVLVGCGFVIELAELDGRRKLPAGVPVESLIIYE; encoded by the coding sequence ATGGCTGCGATGATGCCAGGGTTAAGGCCTTTACGTCACCACCTTGTGGATCTTCGTCAGTACGTTCGCGATATTCCCGACTTCCCTAAGCCCGGAATCTTGTTCCGAGACATCGCCCCCTTGCTTCGAGAACCCACCGGCTGGGCTGAGGTGATCCGACGCCTGATTGCTGTGTGTGAGCGATGGCAACCGGATCTGATCGTGGGCATCGAATCCAGGGGGTTCATTGTTGGAACGGCGCTGGCAACCCAGCTGCAGAAGGGGTTTGTACCCGTTCGCAAGCCAGGCAAATTGCCTGGTGAAGTGATCGGAATCGATTACACCCTCGAGTACGGCAGTGATCGACTGGAGATTCACGCGGATGCTCTGACTGATCATCCGAGGGTGATGCTTGTTGACGACCTGCTGGCCACCGGGGGGACTGCCTCGGCCTCGGCTGAATTGGTGACCAAGGCCGGCGGAGTGCTCGTCGGTTGCGGTTTCGTGATTGAACTAGCGGAACTTGATGGGCGCAGGAAGCTGCCAGCTGGTGTTCCTGTCGAATCTCTGATTATTTACGAGTGA